One part of the Amaranthus tricolor cultivar Red isolate AtriRed21 chromosome 16, ASM2621246v1, whole genome shotgun sequence genome encodes these proteins:
- the LOC130802105 gene encoding acetyl-coenzyme A carboxylase carboxyl transferase subunit beta, chloroplastic, which translates to MLILTRNVQIDFHRMTIHLFYFHANRGQESSMKKWWFNSMLSKKGFEHKCGLSKSMDSLGPIENTSRKEDPSLNDTEKSIHSWRNGDNSSYSSNIDNFFRVRDIPNFISDDTFLLIDSRGDSYSIYFDIENQIFEIDNDHSFLSELQSSFSKYWTSSYLNSKSKSDDTYNDRSGYYTKDSWNNHINNCIDSYLHSQISIGSSILSGSDNSSDSYILNYIFNESGNRSENFSKRTSTNDSNLPRIESSNNLDVTQKYKHLWVQCENCYALNYKKLLKSKMGICEQCGYHLKINSSDRIELLIDPGTWNPMDEDMVSMDPIEFHSEEEAYKDRIDSYQTKTGLTEAVQTGIGQINGISIAIGVMDFEFMGGSMGSVVGEKITRLIEYAANKTLPLIIVCASGGARMQEGSLSLMQMAKISSVLYDYQSNKKLFYVSILTSPTTGGVTASFGMLGDIIIAEPNAYIAFAGKRVIEQTLNKTVPEGSQAAEFLFHKGLFDPIVPRNLLKGVLSELFQLHAFFPLNQNKVAD; encoded by the coding sequence ATGCTTATTCTGACAAGAAATGTTCAAATTGATTTTCATCGAATGACTATTcatctattttattttcatgcGAATAGGGGGCAAGAAAGCTCTATGAAAAAATGGTGGTTCAATTCGATGTTGTCTAAGAAAGGGTTCGAACATAAGTGTGGATTAAGTAAATCAATGGACAGTCTTGGTCCTATTGAAAATACCAGTAGAAAGGAAGATCCGAGTCTAAATGATACAGAAAAAAGCATTCATAGTTGGAGAAATGGTGACAATTCTAGTTACAGCagtaatattgataatttcTTTCGTGTCAGGGACATTCCGAATTTCATCTCTGATGATACTTTTTTACTTATAGATAGTAGGGGGGACAGTTATTCCATATATTTTgatattgaaaatcaaatttttgaGATTGATAACGATCATTCTTTTCTGAGTGAACTACAAAGTTCTTTTTCGAAGTATTGGACTTCAAGTTATCTGAACTCGAAATCTAAGAGTGACGATACTTATAACGATCGTTCCGGATATTATACTAAAGATAGTTGGaataatcacattaataattGCATTGACAGTTATCTTCATTCTCAAATCAGTATTGGGAGTTCCATCCTAAGTGGTAGTGACAATTCCAGTGACAGTTACATTTTGAATTACATTTTTAATGAAAGTGGAAATAGGAGTGAAAATTTCAGTAAAAGAACGAGCACAAATGATAGTAATTTACCTAGAATAGAAAGTTCTAATAATCTTGATGTAActcaaaaatataaacatttgTGGGTTCAATGTGAAAATTGTTATGCattaaattataagaaattgCTTAAGTCAAAAATGGGTATTTGTGAACAATGTGGATatcatttgaaaattaataGTTCAGATAGAATCGAACTTCTGATTGATCCGGGTACTTGGAATCCTATGGATGAAGATATGGTCTCTATGGATCCTATTGAATTTCATTCAGAGGAGGAAGCTTATAAAGATCGTATTGATTCTTATCAAACAAAGACAGGTTTAACTGAAGCTGTTCAAACAGGTATAGGTCAAATAAATGGTATTTCTATAGCAATTGGGGTTATGGATTTTGAGTTTATGGGAGGTAGTATGGGATCTGTAGTAGGGGAAAAAATCACCCGATTGATTGAATATGCTGCCAATAAAACCCTACCCCTTATTATAGTATGTGCTTCCGGGGGGGCACGCATGCAAGAAGGAAGCTTGAGCTTAATGCAAATGGCGAAAATATCGTCTGTTTTATATGATtatcaatcaaataaaaagttATTCTATGTGTCAATCCTTACATCGCCTACTACTGGTGGGGTGACAGCCAGTTTTGGCATGTTGGGGGATATTATTATTGCCGAACCTAATGCCTACATTGCATTTGCGGGTAAAAGAGTAATTGAACAAACATTGAATAAGACAGTACCTGAAGGTTCACAAGCAGCCGAATTTTTATTCCATAAAGGTTTATTTGATCCAATCGTACCACGTAATCTTTTAAAAGGCGTTCTAAGTGAGTTATTTCAACTGCATGCTTTTTTTCCTTTGAATCAAAATAAAGTCGCGGATTAA
- the LOC130802546 gene encoding photosystem I assembly protein Ycf4-like, whose product MNWRSERIWIELITGSRKISSGYDLFDKKEGIVCIFRWGFPRKNRRILFRYLIKDIQSIRIELKEGISTRRVLYLEIRGQGAIPLTRTDENMTPREIEQKAAELASFLRVPIEVF is encoded by the exons ATGAATTGGCGCTCAGAACGTATATGGATAGAACTTATAACGGGATCTCGAAAAATAA GTAGTGGTTATGATCTTTTCGATAAAAAAGAAGGAATAGTATGTATTTTTCGTTGGGGATTCCCTAGAAAAAATCGTCGCATCCTTTTCCGATATCTTATAAAGGATATCCAATCTATTAGAATAGAACTTAAAGAGGGTATTTCTACTCGTCGTGTTCTTTATCTGGAAATTAGAGGCCAGGGAGCCATTCCTTTGACGCGTACTGATGAAAATATGACTCCACGAGAAATTGAACAAAAAGCTGCTGAATTGGCCTCTTTTTTGCGTGTACCAATTGAAGtattttga